The Verrucomicrobium spinosum DSM 4136 = JCM 18804 genome includes a region encoding these proteins:
- a CDS encoding NADase-type glycan-binding domain-containing protein: protein MTSAHGNGGGYSQGLLSTGAFKPFGVEQVEMLSEHLEIDLHIEYAEVRIEYVLHNPGPKVTVEAGFPSAVNDLRWGVNSLVKTPFETLVKLENFHLASDGTPLEVSTVADNLKLGGKTIGGPSDNRTTIKAWHVFKLDFKKGQTRRLIVKYRNPYAAFVTAISSGWSRSATSLSYVFSSAASWAGPITQGTVIINPVSVDAGQVEFSHPKRFTKDGNRWIWRFSDLEPTLEDDLTVITSPACAIPDDVMFVDPSDQKNASTAYYVCRGDSPRDGGGRWEVHSKDYQIDATSTLPPEGSLSFAAEALRDFSRKTCWVEGAPDPGIGEAVTLTLPKPGKVARVGLVNGYAKDQQLYEANNRIKRLDVSVNGGKPFSVSVPDERLTTEHYYFDLPQPNSAVKTIKLTIAEVYKGTQFDDTCLTDIVLVTPLSKAPKLSPTR from the coding sequence GTGACATCGGCTCATGGCAATGGCGGAGGTTACTCGCAAGGGTTGCTGTCCACAGGTGCCTTCAAGCCCTTCGGGGTTGAGCAGGTGGAAATGCTATCCGAGCATCTCGAAATCGATCTCCACATCGAATATGCAGAAGTTCGCATCGAATACGTCCTGCACAATCCGGGGCCGAAAGTTACCGTCGAAGCGGGATTCCCCTCTGCAGTGAATGACTTGAGGTGGGGAGTAAATTCTCTTGTGAAGACTCCCTTTGAAACATTGGTGAAGCTGGAGAACTTCCATCTCGCCTCCGACGGCACGCCTCTGGAAGTCTCCACCGTTGCTGACAACCTCAAGCTGGGCGGCAAAACGATTGGGGGACCTTCGGACAACCGGACCACTATTAAAGCGTGGCATGTCTTCAAACTGGACTTCAAAAAGGGGCAGACGCGACGCCTGATCGTTAAATACCGCAACCCCTATGCGGCGTTTGTCACAGCGATCTCGAGTGGGTGGAGCCGGAGCGCCACCAGCTTGTCCTATGTGTTCTCAAGCGCCGCTTCCTGGGCCGGACCAATCACTCAAGGCACGGTGATCATCAATCCAGTCTCAGTGGATGCCGGGCAAGTCGAGTTCAGCCATCCCAAACGATTTACAAAAGATGGCAACCGTTGGATCTGGAGGTTCTCTGACTTGGAGCCGACACTCGAAGATGACCTGACGGTCATCACTTCTCCTGCTTGCGCCATCCCCGATGACGTGATGTTCGTTGATCCCAGCGATCAAAAAAATGCATCTACCGCTTATTATGTGTGTAGGGGAGACAGCCCTCGCGACGGCGGCGGACGCTGGGAAGTTCATTCAAAGGATTACCAAATCGATGCCACATCCACCCTCCCTCCCGAGGGTTCGCTCAGTTTTGCCGCCGAAGCACTCAGGGACTTCTCTCGCAAAACCTGCTGGGTCGAAGGTGCTCCTGACCCTGGCATCGGAGAAGCAGTGACCCTTACCCTGCCCAAACCGGGCAAGGTGGCCAGAGTCGGGCTGGTCAATGGCTACGCCAAAGACCAGCAGCTCTATGAGGCTAACAATCGGATCAAACGACTCGATGTGAGCGTGAATGGCGGCAAGCCCTTCTCAGTCTCCGTACCGGACGAACGTCTCACCACTGAGCACTATTATTTTGACCTGCCGCAGCCGAACAGCGCCGTCAAGACGATCAAGCTCACCATTGCCGAAGTGTACAAGGGCACCCAGTTCGACGACACCTGCCTGACCGACATCGTATTGGTCACCCCTCTCTCCAAGGCCCCCAAGCTCTCTCCAACAAGGTGA
- a CDS encoding CapA family protein: MTKIIPSVLRQPSRLFLSCAALTCANLLHAAAPSLPVWIEESHAGSFYFLAQTLPLNEPHTLVLFDAHSDASAIANSDRIREAIRKVPSVEDRAARLQRWRRQGAIQCFNWIEPLMPAPIAEVIWVSARRLPAEERARLEQDAREYLDAHEEGLPRDAGPLAPKFRTLDFEQWQAESGAWPIERPFIASIDLDYFAALPDEKLAPEVHEVVTSVLDKRGLKALCWALSTPWLKSPEQADKLLHAALDESWRISNAEVRWEPFAITGSDRSMMARLRERKGEQMPSFDLSKASLALRTKALQRWRPAHTEYERPRLEGMLTDWRADSFLPDISMSDRPREPDGSYRLEAGQSAVVTMNPAPTGARVRWWALQPEKSVYRVTDVDFGFASKAPRWIQQQPRLIAEGTVLGELDVAALRPFLDPHHHCGTVPIYAEVIRDGESRFSNVLTLRVKANGSSGLHAAWSEQFVLPYIFGSTWIQDGQRSGPETGWGADCANFLIAGFHAQGWRLPWGSPRDLRQFLEPWQGPVESDKGCVIDFGAHAAALWQDLPPLGELNDADLLVHQLEGTAAVLPLGELKQGRPVPKILQLRQSKKTLTTVFGGDVMLGRRAAETLNRGNNPLASLNTPLSAADLAVINLECALLPQGASPDAKAPLSAPARAARLLKEMGVDAVTLANNHSMDRGAAGLQTTVSLLDEAGLKHCGAGTSGEASLQPLILEAQGLKMALFSVYDDEGTTPSRNEGPMIATTASSDALMKAIAATRAKSDLIVIMPHWGREHTHTPTVEQRALAAAWLDAGAHLVVGTGPHVVQPLEHLWGGSVAWSLGNLVFDGPGPTREWSRGALLEVTWDAETLRLIRARLRPVQIADDGTAAPAEGW, translated from the coding sequence GTGACCAAGATCATTCCATCGGTTCTGCGCCAACCCTCTCGCCTGTTTTTATCCTGTGCGGCACTGACGTGCGCAAACCTCCTCCACGCGGCAGCCCCGTCGCTCCCTGTCTGGATCGAGGAATCCCATGCAGGCAGCTTCTATTTCCTCGCCCAGACGCTTCCGCTGAACGAACCGCACACCCTGGTGCTGTTCGACGCCCACAGCGATGCCTCGGCCATCGCCAATTCGGATCGGATCCGTGAGGCCATTCGCAAGGTGCCCTCTGTGGAAGACAGAGCCGCCCGGCTGCAACGCTGGCGGCGGCAGGGCGCCATCCAGTGCTTCAACTGGATCGAGCCGCTGATGCCCGCCCCGATTGCGGAGGTGATCTGGGTCTCGGCACGCAGGCTGCCCGCGGAAGAACGCGCGAGGCTGGAACAAGATGCCCGCGAGTATCTGGATGCGCATGAGGAAGGTCTGCCCCGCGATGCCGGCCCCCTTGCCCCCAAGTTTCGAACCCTGGACTTCGAGCAATGGCAGGCAGAATCCGGTGCCTGGCCGATCGAGCGCCCCTTCATCGCCAGCATCGACCTGGATTACTTCGCCGCGCTGCCAGATGAAAAGCTCGCACCCGAGGTTCACGAGGTCGTGACATCGGTGCTCGACAAACGCGGCCTCAAGGCCCTCTGCTGGGCCCTCTCCACCCCCTGGCTCAAGTCCCCCGAACAGGCAGACAAGCTGCTGCACGCGGCTCTGGACGAGAGCTGGCGCATCTCCAATGCCGAGGTGCGCTGGGAACCCTTCGCCATCACAGGCTCTGATCGCTCAATGATGGCGAGGCTCAGGGAGCGGAAGGGAGAACAGATGCCGTCGTTCGACCTCAGTAAAGCCTCGTTGGCTCTTCGCACCAAGGCTCTGCAACGGTGGCGACCAGCTCACACAGAATACGAGCGGCCACGGCTGGAAGGAATGCTGACCGACTGGAGGGCTGACTCGTTTCTGCCTGACATTTCCATGTCCGATCGCCCCCGGGAGCCAGACGGCAGCTACCGGCTTGAGGCCGGTCAATCAGCCGTTGTCACCATGAACCCTGCCCCCACCGGTGCACGGGTGCGCTGGTGGGCCCTGCAGCCGGAAAAATCCGTGTACCGCGTCACTGATGTGGACTTTGGGTTTGCCAGCAAGGCCCCTCGCTGGATTCAGCAACAGCCCAGATTGATCGCTGAGGGCACCGTTCTGGGAGAGTTGGATGTCGCCGCGTTGAGGCCCTTTCTGGATCCGCACCATCACTGCGGCACCGTCCCGATCTATGCGGAGGTCATCCGCGATGGTGAATCGCGATTCAGCAACGTCCTGACTCTGCGCGTGAAAGCAAACGGCTCCAGTGGTCTCCACGCCGCCTGGAGCGAGCAGTTCGTCCTGCCTTACATCTTTGGCTCCACCTGGATTCAAGATGGCCAGCGCTCAGGGCCGGAGACCGGCTGGGGCGCAGATTGCGCCAACTTCCTGATCGCGGGATTTCACGCGCAAGGCTGGCGTCTGCCCTGGGGCAGCCCGAGAGACCTCCGGCAATTCCTTGAACCCTGGCAGGGGCCCGTGGAGAGCGACAAGGGCTGCGTGATCGACTTTGGTGCCCATGCCGCCGCACTGTGGCAGGATCTCCCGCCTCTTGGCGAGCTCAACGATGCCGACCTCCTGGTGCACCAGCTTGAGGGAACCGCTGCCGTGCTTCCCTTGGGCGAGTTGAAGCAGGGCCGCCCTGTTCCGAAGATCCTGCAGCTGCGCCAATCCAAAAAGACACTCACGACCGTTTTTGGAGGGGATGTGATGCTGGGCCGCCGGGCAGCAGAGACGCTGAATCGAGGAAACAATCCCCTGGCCTCCTTGAACACCCCGCTGAGCGCCGCCGACCTCGCCGTGATCAATCTTGAGTGCGCCTTGCTGCCCCAAGGTGCCAGCCCAGATGCCAAAGCTCCGCTCTCGGCGCCAGCCCGTGCGGCCCGGTTGCTCAAGGAAATGGGCGTGGACGCCGTGACCCTGGCCAATAATCACTCCATGGACCGCGGCGCAGCAGGGCTACAGACAACAGTTTCCCTCCTCGATGAAGCCGGGCTGAAACACTGCGGCGCAGGAACATCGGGCGAAGCCTCCCTGCAACCACTCATCCTGGAAGCCCAAGGACTGAAGATGGCCCTCTTCTCCGTGTATGATGATGAGGGGACCACTCCTTCGCGCAATGAAGGCCCCATGATCGCCACCACCGCCTCTTCCGATGCCCTCATGAAAGCCATCGCGGCAACACGGGCAAAGTCGGATCTTATTGTCATCATGCCCCACTGGGGCCGGGAACACACCCACACGCCCACTGTTGAGCAGCGAGCCCTTGCCGCAGCCTGGCTGGATGCGGGCGCGCATCTGGTTGTCGGCACAGGCCCCCATGTGGTTCAGCCACTGGAGCACCTTTGGGGCGGCAGCGTCGCCTGGTCCTTGGGGAATCTGGTGTTCGATGGCCCCGGCCCCACGCGCGAATGGAGCCGCGGGGCACTGTTGGAAGTGACGTGGGATGCCGAAACGTTGCGGTTAATCCGGGCAAGGTTGCGGCCCGTTCAGATTGCGGATGATGGGACCGCGGCGCCTGCGGAAGGGTGGTGA
- a CDS encoding alpha/beta fold hydrolase produces the protein MPFLTLQSGRKLAYEEYGDPAGVPLLYFHGWPGSRLQGELFHSSGVKHGLRIIACDRPGLGKSDFQPGRQLLDWPPVMQELADHVQAEKFHVLGVSGGGPYVLAVAHAMPERLLSAGVICGAPPLKLVGTQELMWTYKLALWGQRYTPLLLGPGLAVAARFLGLPQNHSATRLYMKQQCDRDRLAMSDPELYRIMTRAGRESLLSGARAVSTDGNIYSSDWGIDLACVQFPLRYWHGARDNNIPPALVERFVKRLPQATLTILPEEGHYSLPMLCGGQIVAELLGKNSGTET, from the coding sequence ATGCCTTTTCTTACGCTCCAGTCTGGGCGAAAGCTTGCCTATGAAGAGTACGGGGACCCGGCCGGGGTGCCTCTGCTTTATTTTCACGGCTGGCCAGGCTCGCGGCTTCAGGGGGAGTTGTTTCATTCTTCCGGCGTGAAGCACGGGCTGCGCATCATTGCATGTGACCGTCCGGGGCTGGGCAAGTCGGATTTTCAACCCGGGCGGCAGCTCCTGGACTGGCCGCCTGTGATGCAGGAATTGGCGGACCACGTGCAGGCGGAGAAATTCCATGTCCTGGGAGTGTCGGGTGGCGGGCCATATGTGCTGGCAGTGGCGCATGCAATGCCTGAGCGACTGCTGAGCGCAGGAGTCATCTGCGGAGCGCCCCCGCTGAAGCTCGTGGGCACGCAGGAACTGATGTGGACCTACAAGCTGGCACTCTGGGGGCAGAGGTACACTCCCCTGCTCCTGGGGCCGGGCCTGGCAGTTGCTGCACGGTTCCTGGGGCTGCCTCAGAACCACAGTGCCACCCGGTTGTACATGAAACAACAGTGCGACCGGGACCGCCTGGCGATGAGCGATCCAGAGCTCTACCGCATCATGACCCGTGCCGGCCGGGAGTCCTTGCTCTCCGGGGCCAGAGCCGTCAGTACCGATGGCAATATTTACTCCTCCGACTGGGGCATCGACCTCGCCTGCGTGCAATTCCCCCTGCGCTACTGGCATGGGGCGCGGGACAACAACATCCCGCCCGCCCTGGTGGAACGGTTTGTGAAACGTCTGCCCCAGGCCACGCTCACCATCCTGCCGGAGGAGGGTCACTACTCCCTGCCCATGCTGTGCGGCGGCCAGATCGTGGCGGAACTCCTTGGAAAAAACAGTGGGACTGAGACCTGA
- a CDS encoding GatB/YqeY domain-containing protein → MSQISARITEDMKTAMRAKDTVALNVVRALKSAIKYAAIEKHGADGDLDDAEALVVVRREIKKRQDSISQYEGAGRTDLADNEKAEVAVLEKYLPAAMSEADLIKLVEDAIAETGAASKKDMGKVMKLVQERSEGRADNKAISTEVSKRLS, encoded by the coding sequence ATGAGCCAGATCTCTGCACGCATCACCGAAGACATGAAGACCGCCATGAGGGCGAAGGACACCGTGGCCCTGAACGTTGTCCGCGCCCTGAAGTCCGCCATCAAGTACGCCGCCATTGAGAAACACGGTGCCGATGGCGATCTGGACGACGCTGAGGCCCTGGTGGTGGTCCGCCGCGAGATCAAGAAGCGCCAGGACTCCATCTCCCAGTATGAAGGTGCCGGCCGCACGGACCTGGCGGACAACGAGAAGGCCGAGGTGGCCGTCCTGGAAAAATACCTGCCCGCCGCCATGAGCGAGGCCGACCTGATCAAGCTGGTGGAAGACGCGATCGCCGAAACCGGGGCCGCCTCCAAAAAGGACATGGGCAAGGTCATGAAACTCGTTCAGGAGCGCAGCGAAGGCCGCGCCGACAACAAGGCAATCAGCACCGAGGTCTCGAAAAGGCTGAGTTAA
- the ispD gene encoding 2-C-methyl-D-erythritol 4-phosphate cytidylyltransferase — MPASPHSTARPRTTAIIVAAGSSRRMGFNKLTAELLGQPVLRWTLAAFDACPDVDDVLVVVGDATRPLVTAWVAEGAFTKPVTLSEGGAERHLSVHEGLRKLPPGTTIVAVHDGARPLITPVQISACITRAREVQAVACARPVVETLKRVNSQGVIEGSIPREGAWIMETPQVFDRELLCTAYERVILDGLLVTDEVSAVQHLGVPVQVQDNPSPNPKITYPADLELAAQLLSGYAGDTRLEDKRPEE, encoded by the coding sequence ATGCCCGCCAGCCCCCATTCCACTGCGCGACCCAGAACCACCGCCATCATCGTGGCAGCGGGGAGCAGTCGGCGCATGGGGTTTAACAAACTGACGGCGGAGTTGCTCGGCCAGCCGGTGCTGCGCTGGACGCTGGCGGCGTTTGATGCCTGTCCGGACGTGGATGACGTGCTCGTGGTGGTGGGCGATGCCACCCGCCCCCTGGTCACCGCGTGGGTGGCGGAGGGCGCCTTCACCAAGCCGGTGACCCTGAGCGAGGGCGGCGCGGAGCGGCACCTGAGCGTGCATGAGGGCCTCAGGAAACTACCGCCGGGCACCACCATCGTGGCCGTGCATGACGGGGCCCGGCCCCTCATCACTCCGGTGCAGATTTCCGCCTGCATCACCCGGGCCCGGGAGGTGCAGGCCGTGGCCTGTGCCCGCCCCGTGGTGGAGACGCTCAAGCGCGTGAACTCCCAGGGTGTGATCGAGGGCAGCATTCCCCGCGAGGGGGCCTGGATCATGGAAACGCCGCAGGTGTTTGACCGCGAACTGCTCTGCACCGCCTATGAGCGCGTCATCCTGGACGGCCTGCTGGTCACGGACGAAGTCTCCGCCGTGCAGCACCTGGGTGTGCCCGTCCAGGTGCAGGACAATCCTTCGCCAAATCCGAAGATCACCTACCCGGCGGATTTGGAGCTGGCGGCACAGTTGCTTTCCGGCTACGCCGGAGACACAAGACTTGAAGACAAAAGACCTGAAGAATAG
- a CDS encoding MFS transporter has protein sequence MSSSPVSSIDAAATPELDGVATLPAANSRSFSAMIAVQALNAFNDNFVKILLIAFAGVVAKGTDLGTSMQLYLGAIFSLPYIIFAPVAGWLSDRFSKQQVIFWMQVVQVIIFAFFLATLLLKQAQLSLLLSLGCFFLLATQAAFFSPAKMGIAKELVGSRRLGSASGILQLTNFMGILGGMGVAGYWFSLRLKSGLDPWDAVWHPMVVVTIVAIVQIFGSLLIMRTPEHRDVKFHKGVWIEHFGHMKLLISQRPLLLAAIGVTYFWFMSYTVGAILVTLSHDLHPNDPAAATQAMSMMPAMLGIGVMAGSLLASAICRRRLELGLVPLSGFGLALTLLWTGLAPVSPWIYMALVGVGLAGGAFMTPLYAFVQDRARPDERARILSAMNLMDSIGGVVANMVLVKLMIHFGVPSAWQILVLVPLSIAAAIFITKLLPRSLLMIIGRAIVVAMYRLRSHHEERTPDKGAILLLPNHTSYTDALMIGATCERKVRFVILESLYEIKAIQWALQVFGTVPISPVRAKDAIRTVADSLKAEQAVVLFPEGQLTRNGYLNQINKGYELMARMGGDVKVQPVWIDGLWGSVFSFDQGRFFTKRPRTFRYAVSTWYGHPIPAKEATVERMRQELLALAAEAFAARAAVQKRPGYTTAEGRKLTETEARITQLNTLRVLHTALIWKDDSLLCLLPASHPLHATFTTGLPDHQDVTVFTRAQDVVVQEGKKLVVIGDTASLTGYTAPAGAFVLHILETADVPGGVNTLPEVPKALYDAATGALLTLSVPHPDMPIGEEGLQVGYKAGSFGHFLPSLAMSSERGDLVFGAILPGGVIETRVVLPGAQLDEMGFVFPGS, from the coding sequence ATGTCTTCTTCTCCGGTTTCCTCCATAGACGCCGCTGCCACCCCGGAGCTGGACGGGGTCGCCACGCTGCCTGCCGCCAACAGCCGCTCGTTTTCCGCGATGATCGCGGTGCAGGCGCTCAACGCGTTCAACGACAACTTCGTCAAGATCCTGTTGATCGCGTTTGCCGGCGTGGTGGCGAAGGGGACGGACCTGGGCACCTCCATGCAGCTTTATCTGGGGGCAATCTTCTCCTTGCCGTACATCATTTTCGCCCCGGTGGCGGGCTGGTTGAGCGACCGCTTCTCCAAGCAGCAGGTCATCTTCTGGATGCAGGTGGTGCAGGTCATCATCTTCGCCTTCTTCCTCGCCACGTTGTTGCTGAAGCAGGCCCAGCTCTCCCTGTTGCTCAGTCTGGGCTGCTTCTTCCTTTTGGCCACCCAGGCGGCGTTCTTCAGCCCGGCCAAGATGGGTATTGCCAAGGAGCTCGTCGGCTCCCGTCGCCTCGGCTCTGCCAGCGGCATCCTCCAGTTGACCAATTTCATGGGCATCCTGGGCGGCATGGGTGTGGCAGGCTACTGGTTCAGCCTGCGGCTCAAGTCGGGGCTGGATCCCTGGGACGCCGTCTGGCACCCCATGGTGGTGGTCACCATCGTGGCCATCGTACAGATCTTTGGCTCCCTGCTCATCATGCGCACGCCGGAGCATCGTGACGTCAAGTTTCACAAGGGGGTGTGGATCGAGCACTTCGGCCACATGAAGCTGCTCATCTCCCAGCGGCCGCTGCTGCTGGCCGCCATCGGGGTCACCTACTTTTGGTTCATGTCCTACACGGTGGGAGCCATCCTGGTAACGCTGAGCCACGACTTGCACCCCAATGATCCCGCGGCAGCCACCCAGGCCATGTCCATGATGCCCGCCATGCTCGGCATCGGCGTCATGGCGGGCAGCCTCCTCGCCTCTGCCATCTGTCGGCGCCGACTTGAGCTGGGTCTCGTTCCACTCTCAGGTTTCGGCCTGGCTCTAACGCTGCTCTGGACCGGCCTTGCCCCGGTCAGCCCGTGGATCTACATGGCCCTCGTCGGTGTTGGCCTGGCAGGAGGTGCCTTCATGACCCCGCTCTACGCCTTCGTGCAGGATCGAGCCCGTCCAGATGAGAGGGCCCGCATCCTCTCCGCCATGAACCTGATGGACAGCATCGGCGGCGTGGTGGCGAACATGGTTCTGGTGAAGCTCATGATTCACTTCGGCGTACCCTCGGCCTGGCAAATCCTGGTGCTGGTGCCTCTCTCGATCGCAGCCGCCATCTTCATCACCAAGCTGCTCCCCCGCAGCCTCCTCATGATCATCGGCCGCGCCATCGTGGTCGCCATGTACCGCCTGCGCTCCCACCATGAGGAGCGCACGCCAGACAAGGGCGCAATCCTCCTCCTGCCCAACCACACCAGCTACACGGACGCCCTCATGATCGGGGCCACCTGCGAACGCAAGGTGCGCTTCGTCATTCTGGAGTCGCTCTATGAGATCAAGGCGATCCAGTGGGCGCTCCAGGTCTTCGGCACCGTGCCCATCTCACCGGTCCGGGCAAAGGATGCCATCCGCACCGTGGCGGATTCCCTGAAAGCGGAGCAGGCGGTGGTGCTCTTCCCCGAGGGGCAGCTCACCCGCAACGGTTACCTGAACCAGATCAACAAGGGCTACGAGCTCATGGCTCGCATGGGTGGCGATGTGAAGGTGCAGCCGGTGTGGATCGATGGTCTGTGGGGCAGTGTCTTCAGCTTCGACCAGGGCCGCTTCTTCACCAAGCGCCCCCGCACCTTCCGGTACGCGGTGAGCACGTGGTACGGCCATCCCATCCCGGCCAAGGAGGCCACGGTGGAACGCATGCGGCAGGAACTTCTGGCGCTGGCGGCGGAAGCCTTTGCCGCCCGGGCGGCGGTGCAAAAGCGCCCAGGCTACACCACGGCGGAGGGCAGGAAGCTCACCGAGACGGAAGCCCGCATCACCCAGCTGAACACCCTGCGGGTGCTGCACACGGCCCTCATCTGGAAGGATGACAGCCTCCTGTGCCTGCTGCCAGCCAGCCACCCGCTCCACGCCACCTTCACCACCGGCCTGCCCGACCACCAGGACGTGACCGTCTTCACCCGCGCCCAGGACGTAGTGGTGCAGGAGGGGAAGAAGCTCGTCGTCATCGGCGATACCGCCAGCCTCACTGGCTACACGGCACCGGCCGGAGCTTTTGTGCTGCATATCCTTGAGACTGCGGACGTCCCTGGCGGGGTCAACACCCTCCCTGAGGTGCCCAAGGCCCTCTACGACGCCGCCACCGGGGCGTTGCTGACCCTGAGCGTGCCCCACCCCGACATGCCCATCGGCGAAGAAGGCCTGCAGGTGGGATACAAGGCTGGCAGCTTCGGCCACTTCCTGCCCAGCCTGGCCATGAGCTCCGAGAGGGGCGACCTGGTTTTTGGTGCCATCCTGCCCGGTGGCGTCATTGAGACCCGTGTGGTGCTTCCTGGTGCCCAACTGGACGAAATGGGCTTTGTTTTCCCCGGGTCATGA
- the rplU gene encoding 50S ribosomal protein L21, which produces MSYAVIKTGGKQYRVNVGDKFDVEKLVAGEGDVVTFNEVLAAGEGEAIRFGAPFISGATVEAKVLKQHRADKVTAFKFRRRKGYHRTKGHRQLITRVQITSINA; this is translated from the coding sequence ATGTCATACGCAGTCATCAAAACCGGCGGCAAACAGTACCGCGTCAACGTCGGCGACAAGTTCGACGTCGAAAAGCTCGTGGCCGGTGAAGGCGACGTGGTCACCTTCAACGAAGTTCTCGCTGCCGGCGAAGGCGAAGCGATCCGTTTCGGTGCTCCCTTCATCAGCGGTGCCACCGTCGAGGCCAAAGTGCTCAAGCAGCACCGCGCCGACAAAGTGACTGCGTTCAAGTTCCGCCGCCGCAAAGGCTATCACCGCACCAAGGGTCATCGCCAGTTGATCACCCGCGTGCAGATCACCTCGATCAACGCCTAA
- the rpmA gene encoding 50S ribosomal protein L27, which yields MAHKKGQGSVKNGRDSQSKRLGIKKFGGEAVIAGNIICRQRGTKWKPGTGVGLGKDFTIFSLVDGKVRFDQDGRRVNVDAVAVSA from the coding sequence ATGGCTCATAAAAAAGGTCAAGGTAGTGTTAAGAACGGACGCGACAGCCAGAGCAAGCGTCTCGGCATCAAGAAATTTGGTGGCGAAGCCGTCATCGCCGGCAACATCATCTGCCGCCAGCGCGGCACCAAGTGGAAGCCCGGCACAGGCGTCGGCCTTGGCAAAGACTTCACCATCTTCTCCCTTGTGGACGGTAAGGTGCGCTTTGACCAGGACGGCCGTCGCGTGAACGTGGACGCCGTTGCGGTTTCCGCGTAA
- a CDS encoding lipocalin family protein encodes MKTSTLIFGGIGLLALAACATGSKSNVGPPPTVASVDLKRYTGTWYEIARFPHSFEKGASHVTANYLSMPDGTVKVVNRAMKNGKPDSIEGVATPVSGSNGAKLKVKFFTFLPSGNYWVLALDDKNYQWAMVGEGSRKYLWILSRTPQMDKEVYETLVNRAREIGYDVGLLEKVEQG; translated from the coding sequence ATGAAAACTTCTACGCTGATATTTGGTGGCATCGGTCTCCTGGCTCTGGCAGCTTGCGCCACTGGCTCCAAATCAAACGTCGGTCCCCCGCCCACCGTGGCTTCAGTGGATCTGAAACGCTATACCGGTACCTGGTATGAGATCGCCCGGTTCCCGCATTCCTTTGAGAAGGGGGCCAGCCATGTTACCGCGAACTACCTCTCCATGCCCGATGGGACGGTCAAGGTGGTGAACCGCGCCATGAAGAATGGCAAGCCGGACAGCATCGAGGGCGTGGCCACCCCGGTTTCAGGAAGCAATGGTGCCAAACTCAAGGTCAAGTTCTTCACCTTCCTGCCCTCAGGAAACTATTGGGTGCTTGCCCTGGACGACAAGAATTACCAATGGGCAATGGTGGGCGAGGGCAGCCGGAAATACCTCTGGATCCTCAGCCGGACACCGCAGATGGACAAAGAGGTTTATGAGACGCTCGTGAATCGGGCGAGAGAAATCGGGTACGATGTGGGTCTGTTGGAAAAGGTGGAGCAAGGGTGA
- a CDS encoding TVP38/TMEM64 family protein — translation MAGDPPARAPHRSRFWLLAVVLLVLIILPFCIWGQWFEETFSLEGARRWMESLGPWAWVGGIVLLVGDLVLPVPGTVVMSALGLVYGWFWGGVASIVGSALSGIVAYWLCRLFGHRAALWLAGDAGLRKGEKVFQGNKGGWIVALSRWMPVLPEAVACMAGLTGMSWRRFWVSLLCGTAPLGFTFAAIGDLGHDRPGLAVVLSALAPVALYGLAAGKLKKLRK, via the coding sequence ATGGCTGGAGATCCGCCCGCTCGTGCCCCGCATCGCTCGCGCTTCTGGCTGCTGGCCGTGGTGTTGCTGGTGCTGATCATCCTGCCCTTCTGCATCTGGGGCCAGTGGTTTGAGGAAACTTTCTCCCTGGAAGGCGCCCGCCGCTGGATGGAATCTCTGGGTCCCTGGGCCTGGGTGGGAGGCATCGTCTTGCTGGTAGGGGACCTCGTTTTGCCCGTGCCTGGCACCGTGGTGATGTCTGCCCTGGGCCTGGTGTACGGCTGGTTCTGGGGCGGTGTCGCCAGCATCGTCGGGTCCGCTCTCTCCGGGATCGTGGCCTACTGGCTCTGCCGCCTTTTCGGCCACCGCGCCGCCCTCTGGCTGGCGGGCGACGCCGGGCTGAGGAAAGGGGAGAAAGTGTTTCAAGGAAATAAAGGAGGCTGGATTGTCGCGCTGTCCCGCTGGATGCCCGTGCTGCCAGAAGCCGTGGCCTGCATGGCCGGTCTCACCGGGATGTCCTGGCGCAGATTCTGGGTGAGCCTTCTGTGCGGCACCGCTCCCTTGGGGTTCACCTTCGCCGCCATCGGTGACCTGGGACATGATCGTCCGGGCTTGGCCGTGGTGTTGAGTGCGCTCGCCCCCGTGGCCTTGTACGGACTGGCGGCCGGGAAGCTGAAGAAGCTGAGGAAATAG